A stretch of the Streptosporangium sp. NBC_01755 genome encodes the following:
- the sigM gene encoding RNA polymerase sigma factor SigM, whose amino-acid sequence MNSPPETPPAADQQTAKAPVSDADLLTRHIAGDPHAFSEIVKRHRDRMWAVALRTLGDPDEAADAVQDAFVSAYRKAGSFRGEAAVTTWLHRIVVNACLDRMRRKSVRPVADDELVEAAERDTPVLDQTAEREVSMEVSAALKLLPSDQRAALVLVDMMGYSIEDAAQVLEVPSGTVKSRCARGRAKLAPILSHLRNRSDLSRVSSAKGAQLRDG is encoded by the coding sequence GTGAATTCCCCACCCGAGACCCCGCCAGCGGCGGACCAGCAGACGGCGAAGGCCCCCGTGTCCGACGCCGACCTGCTCACCCGGCACATCGCCGGGGATCCGCACGCCTTCAGTGAGATAGTCAAGCGACATCGAGACCGCATGTGGGCGGTCGCCCTGCGCACGCTGGGCGACCCCGACGAGGCGGCCGACGCCGTTCAGGACGCCTTCGTCTCGGCCTACCGCAAGGCCGGGAGCTTCCGCGGCGAGGCGGCGGTGACCACGTGGCTCCACCGCATCGTGGTCAACGCCTGCCTCGACCGCATGCGCAGGAAATCGGTACGCCCGGTGGCCGACGACGAGCTCGTCGAGGCCGCGGAGCGTGACACCCCGGTGCTCGACCAGACGGCCGAGCGCGAGGTGTCCATGGAGGTCTCCGCGGCTCTGAAGCTGCTGCCCTCCGACCAGCGCGCCGCGCTGGTGCTCGTGGACATGATGGGCTACTCGATCGAGGACGCGGCCCAGGTACTGGAGGTGCCCAGCGGCACGGTGAAGAGCCGCTGCGCGCGTGGCCGGGCGAAACTCGCCCCGATTCTTTCCCATTTACGGAACCGATCAGACCTGTCTCGCGTCTCATCCGCGAAGGGAGCACAACTTCGTGACGGGTGA
- a CDS encoding aminoacyl-tRNA deacylase: MKDALAIHRRLLAHQVHHEIVRLPRAMTCSDELPEMLSASPEICVAVTIYEVTTRMAREPVAIVTSVGSPPRPGLIGGILGARRVRPASAFTVNSATDYASGLVCPLLLPATLTVLVDERLTGIATPVYVPTGERHTALLIRADHLLTLVSGRIVDLTRQGSQREAATFPLAG, translated from the coding sequence ATGAAGGATGCGCTCGCGATCCACCGCCGGCTCCTCGCACACCAGGTCCATCATGAGATCGTACGCCTTCCGCGCGCGATGACATGCTCGGACGAACTGCCCGAGATGCTTTCCGCGAGCCCCGAGATCTGCGTGGCGGTCACGATCTACGAGGTCACGACGCGAATGGCCCGCGAGCCCGTGGCGATCGTCACCTCCGTCGGTTCCCCTCCGCGCCCCGGCCTGATCGGCGGCATCCTGGGCGCGCGGCGGGTCCGGCCGGCCTCGGCCTTCACCGTCAACTCCGCCACCGACTACGCCTCGGGCCTGGTCTGCCCGCTGCTGCTGCCCGCCACGCTGACCGTGCTGGTGGACGAGCGGCTCACCGGCATCGCCACACCCGTATACGTTCCCACCGGGGAGCGTCACACGGCACTCCTGATCCGTGCCGACCACCTGCTCACACTGGTCTCGGGCAGGATCGTCGATCTGACCCGCCAGGGTTCCCAGCGGGAAGCCGCGACCTTTCCCCTCGCCGGTTAG
- the trxB gene encoding thioredoxin-disulfide reductase, which translates to MMDVRNVIIIGSGPAGYTSAVYSARADLNPLVFEGSVTAGGALMNTTEVENFPGFPDGIMGPDLMDGLRKQAERFGAELIADDVVEVDLTASPKVVKTVTDTFYARSVILATGSGYRELGVPNEKRLSGHGVSWCATCDGFFFRGQDIVVVGGGDTAMEEATFLTRFASSVTVVHRRDELRASKIMQDRAFANEKIRFVWDSEVVDVLGENKVSGVRLRNLKTGEESELAATGLFIAIGHDPRTELVKGQVELDDEGYIKVDAPSTRTNLDGVFAAGDAVDHTYRQAITAAGTGCAASLDSERWLADHDGE; encoded by the coding sequence CTGATGGACGTCCGGAATGTAATCATCATTGGATCGGGTCCCGCCGGTTACACATCCGCTGTGTACTCCGCGCGTGCCGACCTCAACCCGCTGGTCTTCGAGGGATCCGTCACCGCCGGTGGCGCCCTGATGAACACCACCGAGGTTGAGAACTTCCCGGGCTTCCCCGACGGCATCATGGGCCCCGACCTGATGGACGGGCTGCGCAAGCAGGCCGAGCGGTTCGGTGCCGAGCTGATCGCCGACGATGTAGTGGAGGTCGACCTGACCGCCAGCCCCAAGGTCGTCAAGACCGTCACCGACACCTTCTACGCCAGGTCCGTCATCCTGGCCACCGGCTCCGGCTACCGCGAGCTGGGCGTGCCCAACGAGAAGCGTCTGTCCGGCCACGGCGTGTCCTGGTGCGCCACCTGTGACGGCTTCTTCTTCCGTGGCCAGGACATCGTGGTCGTCGGCGGCGGCGACACCGCCATGGAGGAGGCCACCTTCCTCACCCGGTTCGCCTCCTCGGTGACCGTCGTGCACCGCCGTGACGAGCTGCGCGCCAGCAAGATCATGCAGGACCGCGCGTTCGCCAACGAGAAGATCCGCTTCGTCTGGGACAGCGAGGTCGTCGACGTGCTGGGCGAGAACAAGGTGAGCGGGGTTCGCCTGCGCAACCTCAAGACCGGCGAGGAGTCCGAGCTGGCGGCCACCGGCCTGTTCATCGCGATCGGGCACGACCCCCGCACCGAGCTCGTCAAGGGCCAGGTGGAGCTCGACGACGAGGGCTACATCAAGGTCGACGCCCCCTCGACCCGCACCAACCTCGACGGCGTCTTCGCCGCGGGCGACGCCGTCGACCACACCTACCGGCAGGCGATCACCGCCGCGGGCACCGGCTGCGCCGCCTCACTCGACTCCGAGCGCTGGCTGGCCGATCACGACGGCGAGTGA
- a CDS encoding zf-HC2 domain-containing protein, producing MTGDTHYDLEILAELAEGLLDAATAMQVREHLAICDPCGESLADLAAVREMLAVTPTPAMPMGVALRIDRALAAEAESFRGGGVGLVEAPAWDDIMRDAPWETRSPSEPAPWESSPLPEQEPEPAVRLGIVGDDGTVIPASPASPAGPARRRGATRRRRWAMPAAAAAGVAAAVIGATALATGTLTASGPDPGPPIAQPAPRDTVQYALTDSNWNYTDAELRGSLLNYIGPATIVGTADKSGIDKCVRQVSAEIGKSPFAVDQGFYNGQEANILLFWQNQAKNTVRVHVVGPQCDDVRKPGLARWQ from the coding sequence GTGACGGGTGATACGCACTACGACCTGGAGATCTTGGCCGAACTGGCCGAGGGGCTCCTCGACGCCGCCACGGCCATGCAGGTACGCGAGCATCTCGCGATCTGCGATCCCTGTGGTGAAAGTCTCGCCGACCTCGCAGCGGTCCGTGAGATGCTCGCGGTGACGCCCACACCGGCCATGCCGATGGGAGTCGCGCTGAGGATCGACCGTGCGCTGGCCGCCGAGGCCGAGAGCTTCCGTGGAGGTGGAGTGGGGCTGGTGGAAGCACCGGCCTGGGACGACATAATGCGTGACGCGCCGTGGGAGACGAGGTCTCCTTCCGAACCGGCGCCCTGGGAGAGTTCTCCTCTCCCCGAGCAGGAACCTGAGCCGGCCGTGCGGCTGGGGATCGTCGGCGACGACGGCACTGTGATCCCGGCGAGCCCGGCGAGCCCGGCAGGCCCGGCCAGACGTCGCGGTGCGACCCGGCGGCGCCGGTGGGCGATGCCCGCCGCCGCGGCGGCGGGCGTGGCGGCCGCGGTGATCGGCGCGACCGCGCTGGCGACCGGGACGCTCACCGCGTCCGGCCCGGATCCAGGGCCTCCCATCGCCCAGCCCGCGCCGAGGGACACGGTCCAGTACGCGCTGACCGACAGCAACTGGAACTACACCGACGCCGAGCTCCGCGGCTCGCTGCTCAACTACATCGGCCCCGCGACCATCGTCGGCACGGCCGACAAGTCCGGGATCGACAAGTGTGTCCGGCAGGTCTCGGCGGAGATCGGCAAGTCGCCTTTCGCTGTGGACCAGGGGTTCTACAACGGGCAGGAGGCCAACATCCTGCTCTTCTGGCAGAACCAGGCCAAGAACACCGTGCGTGTCCACGTCGTGGGCCCGCAGTGCGACGACGTGCGCAAGCCCGGACTCGCACGCTGGCAGTGA
- a CDS encoding protein kinase family protein codes for MSSPTVEPGTKLAERFRLEDRVHESGGATLWKAIDEVLARPVAVHTFDPGFPRLNEVVTAARVASRLTDPRLTQVFDATEDDGHSYVVSEWVSGETFGDMIAGGPLDPERAAAMVAEAAEALAHAHEANLAHLRLTPEHLVWTAGSTVKLLGLGVDAVLDDVTCDDGAREDAEGLGRLLYAGLTGHWPGEEHDSGGLPVAPMNDGHFCTPRQVTAGVPGYLDTIVCRTILPETRRGAAPLTTPAELAEALASVSRPSPLPMPTPMPMTALPVASSRSEGIDTAAPQRHTPPPQHHHHHQPRPMPRQAGGGMLNKVAMTVVVLLVMAAVGLGAWTLGRSIGNAGTPVTGEQGSTPTPTVATATREVKPSSVIGFDPLGDKEEGSRWASGAVDGKESTDWHSETYDSADFGRLKNGVGLLLDMGEGIPVRQVSIDFGGTSGGAAELRVGDSADLDALAVVEKFSGLSGKKTYTAEDPKKGRYVLVWFTKMPTYQGRFRGQVQEIKVLTTK; via the coding sequence ATGAGTTCTCCCACCGTCGAGCCCGGCACCAAGCTGGCCGAGCGCTTCCGGCTCGAAGACCGCGTTCACGAGTCTGGGGGTGCCACGCTGTGGAAGGCCATCGACGAGGTGCTCGCCCGGCCCGTCGCCGTCCACACCTTCGACCCCGGCTTCCCACGCCTGAACGAGGTCGTCACGGCGGCCCGGGTGGCCAGCCGGTTGACCGATCCCCGTCTCACCCAGGTCTTCGACGCGACCGAGGACGACGGCCACTCCTACGTGGTCAGCGAGTGGGTGAGCGGTGAGACCTTCGGCGACATGATCGCGGGTGGCCCGCTCGACCCCGAGCGGGCCGCCGCGATGGTCGCCGAGGCCGCCGAGGCGCTGGCACACGCGCACGAGGCGAACCTCGCCCATCTCCGCCTGACCCCCGAGCACCTGGTGTGGACCGCAGGCAGCACGGTCAAGCTGCTCGGCCTGGGGGTCGACGCCGTCCTGGACGACGTGACCTGCGACGACGGGGCCCGCGAGGATGCCGAGGGTCTCGGTCGCCTGCTGTACGCCGGGCTGACCGGCCACTGGCCGGGTGAGGAGCACGACAGCGGCGGCCTGCCCGTCGCACCCATGAACGACGGGCACTTCTGCACGCCGCGCCAGGTCACCGCGGGGGTTCCCGGCTATCTCGACACCATCGTCTGCCGGACGATACTGCCGGAGACCAGGCGCGGGGCCGCCCCGCTGACCACACCCGCCGAGCTCGCCGAGGCCCTGGCCTCGGTGTCGCGGCCCAGCCCCCTGCCGATGCCGACGCCGATGCCCATGACGGCGCTGCCGGTGGCCTCCTCCCGCTCCGAGGGCATCGACACCGCGGCGCCCCAGCGCCACACGCCCCCTCCCCAGCACCATCACCATCACCAGCCCCGTCCGATGCCCCGCCAGGCGGGTGGCGGGATGCTCAACAAGGTCGCCATGACCGTCGTCGTGCTGCTGGTGATGGCGGCCGTCGGCCTGGGCGCCTGGACGCTCGGCCGCAGCATCGGCAACGCCGGCACCCCGGTCACCGGCGAGCAGGGCAGCACTCCCACGCCGACCGTGGCCACCGCCACCCGCGAGGTGAAACCCTCATCGGTCATCGGCTTCGACCCGCTGGGTGACAAGGAGGAGGGCAGCAGGTGGGCCTCGGGCGCGGTCGACGGCAAGGAGTCCACCGACTGGCACTCCGAGACGTACGACTCCGCCGACTTCGGGCGGCTCAAGAACGGTGTCGGCCTGCTGCTGGACATGGGCGAGGGCATCCCGGTCAGGCAGGTCTCGATCGATTTCGGTGGCACCTCGGGCGGCGCCGCGGAGCTCAGGGTCGGTGACTCGGCCGACCTCGACGCCCTGGCCGTGGTCGAGAAGTTCAGCGGGCTCTCCGGCAAGAAGACGTACACCGCGGAGGACCCGAAGAAGGGCCGCTACGTGCTCGTCTGGTTCACCAAGATGCCCACCTACCAGGGGAGGTTCCGCGGCCAGGTGCAGGAGATAAAGGTCCTCACGACCAAGTGA
- the murJ gene encoding murein biosynthesis integral membrane protein MurJ: MSRVLRASAIMAAGTMVSRVTGFVRTAVLAAAIGTFALGDAYSVAYTIPLILFDLLIGGILSSVVVPMIIRRQKSDPDGGQAYEQRLMTLGVVTLTLLALVAVALAGPLISLYSTDWGPRQTEVAVRLAQFILPQIAFFGIGAIAGAILNTRDRFAAPMWAPVLNNVVMIGVAIVYYVKLGKAGTDVNTVTDSDLALLGLGTTAGIVAQCTVLVISLHRVGFRFRPRFDLRNAGLGEMGRTAVWTFAYVGISQLGFLVTTKLATGAGERAPGAGNAAYSYAYQFFQLPYGIIAVSVITAMLPRMSRGVADGNLDTVREEFSSGVRLVSMLLVPAGLLLMVLGPAVTVLIFSWGNMTVDSAVYIGNVLQIFGLALVPFSIFQLLLRVFYSFGDTRTPAFLALCNVTVNATLSVVAYFALPARYILMGLAAAFTVSYMVGVAVAWTLASRRVQGLGGRRVAAGLSRMYLAALPAAALALGVLWVTQELTGLDALSAAIMLAAGGGLGMVLYLAIAHRMRIPEVSSIVGMVAGRVGR, from the coding sequence ATGAGCAGGGTTCTGCGTGCGAGCGCGATCATGGCGGCGGGAACGATGGTCTCCCGCGTCACCGGGTTCGTCCGGACGGCGGTGCTCGCCGCGGCCATCGGGACCTTCGCCCTGGGCGACGCCTACAGCGTGGCCTACACGATCCCGCTCATCCTGTTCGACCTGCTCATCGGCGGGATCCTGAGCAGCGTCGTGGTCCCGATGATCATCCGGCGGCAGAAGTCCGACCCCGACGGCGGCCAGGCCTACGAGCAGCGGCTGATGACGCTCGGGGTCGTCACGCTGACTCTGCTGGCGCTGGTCGCGGTGGCACTGGCCGGACCACTGATCAGCCTCTACAGCACCGACTGGGGCCCCAGGCAGACCGAGGTGGCAGTCAGGCTGGCCCAGTTCATCCTGCCGCAGATCGCCTTCTTCGGGATCGGCGCGATCGCCGGTGCGATCCTCAACACCCGTGACAGGTTCGCCGCGCCGATGTGGGCGCCGGTGCTGAACAACGTCGTAATGATCGGCGTCGCGATCGTCTACTACGTGAAGCTGGGCAAGGCGGGCACCGACGTCAACACGGTCACCGACTCCGACCTGGCGCTGCTCGGGCTCGGCACCACCGCGGGCATCGTGGCCCAGTGCACGGTGCTGGTCATCTCGCTGCACCGGGTCGGCTTCCGCTTCCGGCCCAGGTTCGACCTGCGCAACGCCGGGCTCGGCGAGATGGGCAGGACCGCGGTCTGGACCTTCGCCTACGTGGGGATCAGCCAGCTGGGCTTCCTGGTCACCACCAAGCTGGCGACCGGCGCGGGCGAGCGTGCGCCCGGCGCGGGAAACGCCGCCTACTCCTACGCCTACCAGTTCTTCCAGCTCCCGTACGGGATCATCGCGGTCTCGGTGATCACCGCCATGCTGCCCAGGATGAGCAGGGGCGTGGCCGACGGGAATCTGGACACGGTCAGGGAGGAGTTCTCCTCGGGAGTGCGGCTGGTTTCGATGCTGCTGGTGCCCGCCGGGCTGCTGCTGATGGTGCTCGGTCCCGCGGTGACCGTGCTGATCTTCTCATGGGGCAACATGACCGTCGACTCGGCGGTCTACATCGGCAACGTGCTGCAGATCTTCGGGCTGGCGCTGGTCCCGTTCTCGATCTTCCAGCTGCTGTTGCGGGTCTTCTACTCCTTCGGCGACACCCGCACCCCGGCCTTCCTCGCCCTCTGCAACGTGACGGTGAACGCCACGCTCAGCGTCGTCGCCTACTTCGCCCTGCCCGCGCGGTACATCCTGATGGGCCTGGCCGCCGCGTTCACCGTCTCCTACATGGTCGGCGTCGCGGTCGCCTGGACCCTGGCCTCGCGCCGGGTGCAGGGCCTGGGAGGGCGCAGGGTGGCCGCCGGGCTGTCCCGGATGTACCTGGCCGCGCTTCCCGCGGCGGCGCTGGCGCTCGGCGTGCTCTGGGTCACGCAGGAACTCACCGGGCTGGACGCGCTGAGCGCCGCCATCATGCTGGCGGCGGGCGGCGGACTCGGTATGGTTCTTTACTTGGCGATCGCCCACCGGATGCGCATCCCCGAAGTGAGTTCGATCGTTGGAATGGTGGCAGGACGGGTAGGCCGGTAA
- a CDS encoding DUF6049 family protein translates to MIRKVTLLALLATTLLLPAAVVVSGTANAQTTAQTTAASRLSLQIVMEAIGPDAPREPTTEIKISGSLVNSGTEAMSGLRIRMQFSPQPFAQRGEMDAYLAGQIPQLSSWCCESFVQAPIAPAGKLPWQFAFTPGGLKFSRFGVYPIMIEVRDAYGQQVATLRTLVTYMPQETGVVRTRLATVLPIVDQPRRSGDGVFADEALPAAMAPGKRLGDLLKIAQDTSSAKGLTWVVDPALLDDARAMGRPHAVRSKNRTQQRPATPATAQWLSDFREAVADHPVVATPYGDPDVAALAHNGVDNAAATGINAARIVGKETLGRDVITNVNWPLGGLIDYDGLDLLATGGVDTVLLNVLNLPPVTPPVTTPDASAALESVNGPVTALVADARLSETVGADTSAPGSALMNRQRFIAETAMISSEPVTAARTVIALPHRRWDPDPGYVTNLIETAATLPWLLPVGLDAVKHGKGAPTPRADLTYTDQNRRMELSKQYLTGVKKVGARADLTAAITTAQDLDVFDLALLRLTSSAWRGRTAAAAPYVQQVAEAIDSRIAMVSITGSEQSRLRTLAGSNGDVPISVRNELSGEASRVAVRLKVTSDQPKLLKIEPYVDQLMILGGQNQTIRIPMTSTASGQTTVTVQLTTEDGRKYGKPVELTVRTTGYTGVALVIVGAALVVMLAAVVMRVLRRRGGRRPAAAPPPKRDREPAGTES, encoded by the coding sequence GTGATCCGCAAGGTCACGCTGCTCGCCCTGCTAGCCACCACGCTGCTCCTGCCCGCGGCCGTGGTCGTTTCCGGTACGGCGAACGCGCAGACGACCGCGCAGACGACCGCGGCGAGCCGGCTGAGTCTCCAGATCGTGATGGAGGCCATCGGCCCCGACGCCCCCCGTGAACCGACCACCGAGATCAAGATCTCCGGATCGCTGGTCAACTCGGGCACCGAGGCCATGAGCGGGCTGCGCATCCGGATGCAGTTCTCGCCGCAGCCGTTCGCCCAGCGTGGCGAGATGGACGCCTACCTGGCCGGGCAGATCCCCCAGCTGAGTTCATGGTGCTGCGAGAGTTTCGTCCAGGCGCCGATCGCGCCGGCGGGAAAGCTCCCGTGGCAGTTCGCCTTCACTCCGGGGGGTCTGAAGTTCTCCCGCTTCGGCGTCTACCCGATCATGATCGAGGTGCGCGACGCCTACGGGCAGCAGGTCGCCACCCTGCGGACCCTGGTGACCTACATGCCCCAGGAGACCGGGGTGGTCCGCACCCGGCTCGCCACGGTGCTGCCCATCGTCGACCAGCCGCGCCGGAGCGGTGACGGCGTCTTCGCGGACGAGGCGCTGCCCGCGGCCATGGCCCCCGGCAAGCGCCTCGGCGACCTGCTCAAGATCGCCCAGGACACCTCCTCGGCCAAGGGCCTCACCTGGGTGGTCGATCCCGCGCTGCTCGACGACGCGCGGGCCATGGGCAGGCCGCACGCGGTCAGATCCAAGAACCGCACCCAGCAGCGTCCCGCGACCCCCGCGACCGCCCAGTGGCTGAGCGACTTCCGCGAGGCCGTGGCGGACCACCCCGTGGTGGCCACCCCCTACGGCGACCCCGACGTGGCGGCCCTCGCCCACAACGGCGTCGACAACGCCGCCGCGACCGGCATCAACGCGGCCAGGATCGTCGGCAAGGAGACCCTCGGCCGCGATGTGATCACCAATGTGAACTGGCCGCTGGGCGGTCTGATCGACTACGACGGGCTGGACCTGCTGGCCACCGGCGGCGTCGACACCGTGTTGCTGAACGTGCTGAACCTGCCGCCGGTGACGCCCCCGGTCACCACCCCCGACGCCTCGGCGGCCCTGGAGAGCGTGAACGGCCCGGTCACCGCCCTGGTCGCCGACGCGAGACTGAGCGAGACCGTTGGCGCGGACACCTCCGCCCCCGGCTCGGCGCTGATGAACCGCCAGCGGTTCATCGCGGAGACGGCGATGATCAGCTCGGAGCCCGTCACCGCGGCCAGGACCGTGATCGCCCTCCCACACCGCCGCTGGGACCCCGACCCCGGGTACGTGACCAACCTGATCGAGACGGCCGCCACCCTGCCCTGGTTGCTGCCCGTCGGGCTCGACGCGGTCAAGCACGGCAAGGGTGCCCCGACACCGCGGGCCGACCTGACCTACACCGACCAGAACCGGCGGATGGAGCTCAGCAAGCAGTACCTGACGGGCGTCAAGAAGGTCGGCGCCCGCGCCGACCTGACCGCCGCGATCACCACCGCCCAGGATCTCGACGTCTTCGACCTGGCGCTGCTCCGCCTGACCTCTTCGGCCTGGCGCGGCAGGACCGCCGCCGCGGCGCCGTACGTCCAGCAGGTCGCGGAGGCGATCGACAGCCGGATCGCCATGGTCTCCATCACCGGCAGCGAGCAGTCGCGCCTGCGCACCCTGGCCGGTAGCAACGGCGACGTGCCGATCAGCGTGCGCAACGAGCTGAGCGGCGAGGCCAGCCGGGTCGCGGTCCGCCTCAAGGTCACCTCCGACCAGCCCAAACTACTGAAGATCGAACCGTACGTGGACCAGCTGATGATCCTCGGCGGCCAGAACCAGACCATCCGGATCCCGATGACCTCGACCGCCAGTGGTCAGACCACCGTGACGGTCCAGCTCACCACCGAAGACGGCCGCAAGTACGGCAAGCCGGTCGAGCTGACCGTGCGGACCACCGGATACACCGGGGTCGCCCTGGTGATCGTGGGGGCGGCCCTCGTGGTGATGCTGGCCGCCGTCGTCATGCGCGTGCTGCGCCGGCGGGGAGGCCGCCGCCCCGCGGCCGCTCCCCCGCCGAAGCGCGATCGCGAGCCGGCCGGCACCGAGTCCTGA